The following are encoded in a window of Hemicordylus capensis ecotype Gifberg chromosome 12, rHemCap1.1.pri, whole genome shotgun sequence genomic DNA:
- the CCDC182 gene encoding coiled-coil domain-containing protein 182 — protein sequence MSTWEDFVLVETEMVETSPRGASPGPSEAPCSERLLATSPQTRACFLSTLTASICSQHAVDLAQLQQGLKHIQKDTRDFQQKVLGTLQKLEGALGYLMDLVSSLETRSRDVEQRLQGEEDRGAARSKALSFLLLREKELREKTLALEKMSSRRAVWFEGVAAAPCWTKE from the coding sequence ATGTCCACCTGGGAGGACTTTGTCCTTGTGGAGACGGAGATGGTCGAAACATCCCCGAGAGGCGCCTCTCCGGGGCCCTCGGAGGCTCCGTGCAGTGAAAGGCTCTTGGCCACCTCGCCACAAACCAGAGCTTGCTTCCTCTCCACCTTGACGGCTTCCATCTGCAGCCAACACGCCGTGGATCTAGCCCAGCTGCAGCAAGGCCTGAAGCACATCCAGAAGGACACGAGAGACTTCCAGCAAAAAGTCCTGGGCACCTTGCAGAAGCTGGAGGGGGCCCTCGGCTACTTGATGGACCTGGTGAGCTCCTTGGAAACCAGGAGCCGTGACGTGGAGCAAAGGCTGCAAGGAGAGGAGGACCGAGGCGCCGCCCGGAGCAAGGCCCTCTCGTTCCTCTTGCTCCGGGAGAAAGAGCTGCGCGAAAAGACCCTGGCCCTGGAAAAGATGTCCTCCAGGAGGGCGGTCTGGTTCGAGGGCGTGGCAGCTGCACCATGCTGGACTAAGGAATAG